In a single window of the Halobaculum lipolyticum genome:
- a CDS encoding MTH865 family protein, which translates to MSDDVEADLRAQFEEAFSGADFPVSSQMDLVPALPKGPGTKFESGDVSFTAMELAAKLGSSQDFPYEDVDSLVDDVIQGLKDNGMI; encoded by the coding sequence ATGTCCGACGACGTCGAAGCCGACCTCCGCGCGCAGTTCGAAGAGGCATTCTCGGGCGCCGACTTCCCGGTGTCCAGTCAGATGGACCTCGTGCCGGCGCTCCCGAAGGGACCGGGCACGAAGTTCGAGTCCGGCGACGTCTCCTTCACGGCGATGGAGCTGGCCGCGAAGCTCGGCTCCAGCCAGGACTTCCCGTACGAGGACGTCGACTCGCTCGTCGACGACGTCATCCAGGGGCTGAAGGACAACGGGATGATCTGA